In Platichthys flesus chromosome 6, fPlaFle2.1, whole genome shotgun sequence, the genomic stretch tgtgtaggtgtgtgtaggtgtgtgtgtgtgtgtgtatgtgtatgtgtgtgtgtgtgtgtgtgtgtgtttgtgtgtgattggttTCTTTCTTAATGTGATGTGGAAAATATCTTCAGCAACAAAAGCCTATGTAAACCCTAGCAGAGGCCTGATCAAACATATGCAACTGATACAAAGCAAACTGAACAACATTACTGTATTACTATATCTGACAATTTCCAAATAGCATGATATTCAAGTCCCACAGAGTAAACATAATAGCAGGCAGAGTAgttgtacacaataaagataatCATGGACAATCTAAAAATCAGCTTAAAAAATGTCTAAGATACACTGAAATACCTGCCTCTTAGAACATAGAGCACATTGCTCTGATTTTAGCTTCTCTCAGTTGGAACGCTGTAAATTTTCAGagtttgtttaatattttattgttgaCTTTTAAGCTCCGCTCAGGACTTGCAACTAAGTACATTTCAGATCTTTTGACACAGTATGTGCCCTGTCATAACCTGAGGTCCTCAGCGGAGGCCGGACTCACCATTCCACAGACCAGCTGAGTTCTGGCCAACGCTTTATCCTCTTTTAATCTCTCTTGtagtcacattttaaaatgtgatatttctCAGGCCTTGGGGTCTGGATTCaccttttaatttgatttacttTTAATCTAGATCTCATATTAAggaacattttcattcattttgtaatgttttgttttattttattttcatttgatctATAAAATTTTTGTTCTTATATTATGTGATTAAACCAGGAGATACCTTGTAGATGTGTTTTGAAATAATTTTTATGTTGGTTATGATTATTCATATTAAAgttatttccttttctctcatcTCAACCTCAATTTCATCCAACTTTTGAGTCATATATTATAACTATTATCACCACATAGCAATCTGAATGAAATCACTGATTTCAACTATACCTTTGGCCCAGGCCGTTAAAACAGGTTGCATGAATGTGTCGTTCTTTCTGACTAAGAATGAAAGATaattatatcaataaatatTAGCCAAAGAaacattgtttttcttcacagtaACTTATTCCGAAGACCATCACTAGCTTTGCTTTTGGAGAAAGATTTACTCGGTCTATCAGAGAGGCGATATACATATGTGTAACAAAAATAACCTGGATAGTCAATAAATAACGTAAATTGAAAAAAAGCCAAACACCAAACTAGGTCTGAAGCTAGGGCtagtaatcctggaaaagctagcaagTAAAGATTAAACTTTGAAAATATGCCACcgatacatcccaccccctctCACCAGCCCCCTAAATCAAATGAACGTGCACTGACCGACAAATTCAagaaaccaatttttttttttctaaattctgGATATCGTCCCTGCTTCAGCTGTGTATGAGTGTGAGAGCTTGGAAAGGGTGCACCCAGGCAGGCAGGTCGGTTAGTGTGCTGGAGTCAGTGAGGAGGTGTCAGTGTGATggagtcagtgtggaggagCGAGTGGGGTAGAGTCAGTGTGaaggagtcagtgtgatggagtcagtgtgatggagtcagtgtggaggagCGAGTGGGGTAGAGTCAGTGTGaaggagtcagtgtgatggagtcagtgtggaggagCGAGTGGGgtagagtcagtgtgatggagtcagtgtggaggagCGAGTGGGGTAGAGTCAGTGTGaaggagtcagtgtgatggagtCAGTCTGGAGGAGCGAGTGGGGTAGAGTCAGTGTGaaggagtcagtgtgatggagtcagtgtgatggatCAGTGTGGAGGAGTGAGTGGGgtagagtcagtgtgatggagtCAGGGTGATggagtcagtgtggaggagtCAGTTTGATGGAGTCGGTGTGGAGGAGTCAGTGGAATGGAGTCAATGTGGAggagtcagtgtggaggagtcagtgtggaggagtcagtgtggaggagtTAGTGTGatggagtcagtgtgatggagtcagtgtggaggagCAAGTATGTCAGTGTGGAGGAGTCAGTGGAatggagtcagtgtgatggagtcagtgtgatggagtCAGTGGAATggagtcagtgtggaggagtcagtgtggaggagtcagtgtggaggagtTAGTGTGGAGGACTCAGTGTGGAggagtcagtgtggaggagCCAGTGTGGAGGAGTCAGTGCGATggagtcagtgtggaggagtcagtgtgaaggagtcagtgtggaggagtcagtgtggaggagtcagtgtgaaggagtcagtgtggaggagtcagtgtggaggagtCAGTATGGAGGAGCCAGTGTGAGggagtcagtgtggaggagtcagtgtgaaggagtcagtgtggaggagtcagtgtgatgtagtCAGTGTGGATGAGTCAGTGTGAAGAAGTCAGTGTGAAGAAGTCAGTGTGGAGGAGCCAGTGAGATGGAGTCAGTGGAggagtcagtgtggaggagtcagtgtggaggagtcagtgtgaaggagtcagtgtggaggagtcagtgtgaaggagtcagtgtggaggagtcagtgtgaaggagtcagtgtggaggagtcagtgtgaaggagtcagtgtggaggagtcagtgtgatgtagtCAGTGTGGATGAGTCAGTGTGAAGAAGTCAGTGTGAAGGAGTCAGTGTGAAGAAGTCAGTGTGGAGGATTCAGTGTGGAGGAGTCAGTGTGAAGGAGTCAGTGTGGAGGTCCCAGGCGCGGAGCTGCTGCCGCTGTCCAGCAGGGTTGGTGctgaaaagctgcagctgaggcCTGGGCTCCTCTCGGCCTCTCACACCTCAGCTCTCCAACAACATGACATGAATACCCACGTTATGAACACACACCTGCTTTCACCACACACCGACATATTACACACATTTGTGTATatgcagctccagcaccaggcCCGCATCACACACTACGAGCTCAAATCACGGTGACACATCCACCAGCACGCATAAGACGTCCCTTTAAATCACAGGCCTGCTGATACACACACTTCAGTGAAGTGTGTTTTAACATGAATTGTAGGTTATGCCCTTCActgacagcaacacacacttcctgtgtaCGTTATGTTCACCTCCACCGCCATAAGCCGCCCCTCTACAACCCCCCACACAGACTGATAAACAGACTGTGGCTCCCTACCTTTTGTAGTCGGAGGAGAAAATCCCTCCGCTCGCCGGGTCGTGTCCATACTCCGGCTCCCCGACGCTGGACGAGCCTCCCTTGTCGTCGTTGAAAGCGGAGCTGGCGGACATGGTGGCACCGTGAGGGTTCTGTCTCTTTATCGGTGCCTTGTTCTCGCAGAGCAGCGATGGAGGTTTAGTGCAGAGAGCAGCGGGCTACACGGCTCTTAAAGgcgcatacacacacccacagcacAGACCCGGGATGATGCTGGGCGCATAAAAGGATGATGCGAAGGGAGGACGCTCTGGTCATGTGATTGTTTGGGGACACATTGTAGTTCTTTTGGCAACCATTAGGTGAATggtaaatgttctgtatttattgatgtATTTCTAGCTCTGATGACCACTCagagcgctttacagtacagggGCGTTCGACTTCATGCAGCTCTGTGCATCGCTGACATACCACTGATGTATGCTGGTTAGTCATTCTGTCTGGCTTCATCCAGAGCTGTTATATGTCAACAGGGGACATGATTTAAACATCGCGGGAGCGAGTCGTCTGCAGTCACACcgatatgtttttattcagatgCGTTTTCTGCTCCAAACGATTTTGGGGGGCCAGGTTTCTTGTAGTAGCCTATAGActtgacaaactaaacaccctttgagtttcTGTGAcaaccacaggttctccttcatgtttggagcggtaggatgaggtgaggggtgttcaacTGCAAAATGCATCTTCACCACTTTATGTCACTAAAGTATTCACACTGCAACTTTAACGacaagagataaaaagaaatcTCAAAAACATTGTTTCAATCGAATTTTCAGCTGTAAAATAGATAATTCCTAAATAATTTATAgtttataaatcattttatttaaaacaaatcagagTTCCCCTCTCCCATGTTTGAGCACTATTTGTTGACAGTTTTTTACCAAAACCTGTTAAATGTTGCTCTGGatctgtttgtatttaaattagAATTCATTTCAAATACTAATACAAACTGTTATTCATGGTTGTCATGTCACCGTTCTAAAAGTCACAGGACTCACATAGCATTAATCAAACCATTTTGTCATTAAACCTGAGTGCAAACCCATATACTGTATGACTATGAATATTTTGTAATACTTTTgtttcaaatttgctttcagtCTCCATAGTAACAGCTCATTAAAGCTGTGTATCTACACAGACATGGTGTACACATTTTTGACTTATCATCATTcaacatatatattttcttctatATATTATGAATGGAAATCACCAGAACTTATGTTTGATTATCTTAGCCATCCTCAAGGAAAAgcatatttattcataaaacaaaGTGGATATACAAATAGGAAGAATCCAAGGGTGCAGTGTAGGCTGGTATTTATCTTTATGTTTGTTACTGCCCGTAGAggagaaatacaaacatattaATTTACTTGAGGactgatatttaacaaaaggaTTATTTACCTGTGGACACTTCAAGAAATACTTATGAAAAAAATCCTGTCATGTTCACTGTTCTCACTGTGTCCTGCGAACCCTTTTTTGTCTAGCGATGCATTCAACATATCTGTAGTGCCCTTTTGCATATTATCAGTATCAAGGAGACTTATAGAattataatcacacacacacataaatatatatacttatattcATTCTGTATACCATACCAGCCTATGTACATATGAGGTCTATTTACAGTTTGTATATGGATTTGTCCTAAAGGCTCAGATACAGCTTACATTTCTTTGGCATTGTTTACTGAGAATAGACATCCTCATAAAGAGAGCGACAAGAGGAGCTTATTGAAAAGAGCAGACATCCACATTAACACATAGTTTAAACTGATTTTGAGATGCATGTTGTTCTTAATTTAAAGCACGCCACCATCATACACTGATGGGAGGGTAACATTGTTCCTGTGATATTCTTGCAGCATTCCCAGGTTTTACCCCGCCTCTagcccagtgtcagctgggattggctcagcTGTTTGACAGAACGTGTACAGATAAAACGACACCAAGACGCTGCTGAAATGAAAGTAGGTTTATTTAATTAAGCTTCAGTAGTAATTTAAAACAGTGAACTTTGAGATGATTGTCAACAAGACCACGCAGGCTCATTTGTACTTATTTTGGTCCTGGAACTTGCAATCTTTGGTTTATTGCTAAATGATTAACAGTTTGGTCCACTGTGTTCAGGGAAGAGTGACACCTCTGTATTAGAATGAATGTGCAGGTCAGTGAGCCTGGAAGATGTggaatgtttctttttttaaagacatttcagaCACATCTAGGAATCTAAGATTGCACCTAAAACCATTGATCAACCAAATCCTCAAACGCACCACAAAAATTCTGAAACATCCTTGAAGAAACTTTTCATGTCAAGGTTGCAAAAACATTGGGggacattttttctttcattcaagTATTCCTGAGAGTTCCCATCTGGTTAGGATTATCATTCTTACAATGTTACAATGTAGATTGTAATACAACTGCCTTTCTTGTCCTTCTCACTCAAGAgcgcctgctgctgctttttcgTGGTATTCTAGATAAGGCACCTAAAAAGCTTAAAAAGGCAAAGAGAGGTGACAAAGTGCACATCATTAATCCCCCAGTCCCCTTTCTTATGATCGCTTGTTGATATAAAATGTCGGCCTCAGGTGAGCTCAGTCTGTTTGGtttgtggcagcagcagagccaccaGTCCTCCagtcagcagcagagcagagaccAGCAGCACCGGCACGGCACAGTTCGTGTCAACAAATGTCCCAAAGACCATATTACCCATGATCGCTGCCACGCGGGCCGCCCCTGTGAAGAAGCCGAGAGCCGAGGACCTGAGAGAGATTAACACACAGGAGATGGCAACTTGTGAGAATCTGTGCTGTATTTAATCAACCGCAAGATGAGCACAACTTGATATTCTATACAAAACTGTAAAGCAGGATTACAATTAGACAGGAGACCAGATTTCAACCAAACTTGGTAAAAGGTTGTgacaagaaagaacccattacattttggtgtgggtTCCCGatcaggggtggatccaggatttattatttcactttctttaaaattgcgAGATAGGacgttgtttattttttgaaattGTCACTGTTTTCctacaaaataattcatggatctcgatggggaaaaaaatgattatgtataaatgtgaaagtaaaatttggtgcaatttacttttatttaactgAGACCTTGGGccttggtttgtgtttgtctattcttaaaataaaggaaagaaaataaaaaaaacttagaTCAGAGATACAAGCATGACAAAATACCAGTAAGACCCAGTAGTTCTGTATAGAAGTAtctcatgtgacatttaactgaCTATTCTCCAATGTGACCTTTAACAATGCTTCCCGGTATTTTAGACTCAGATTTTAATAATGATTTCTGGCGGCCTGAAGAGCTGAGAGTTCAATCTGAGACCTTAGATTTATCTTCACATCCCCCGAATCTCTTGGTGGGTAAAGAAACCCACAAAACTTCTAAATTCATCATAGTTACTCACCAAAACCTGTGTGAAATCCTCAAGTCTAACATACAAGTTAAACAAATCTAATCTCCGcattaaacatttacaaaggatttttattttttgaagttgTGAAATACATCCTTGTTTGTCAGCCATACATctttttgttcttatttatgATCAAGATCTGCACAGGTCAACTGAAAGCTACTTTCTTGTTGAACTAAAGTCGAGTTTTAAGACGAGTTACCGTAGCTGTGTCGGGTAGAGCTCTGTTCCCACCACGTCGAGGGCGTTCCAGGCTATGACGGACACGCCACTGAAGACACAGGAGAGGATCAGACTCTGGACTTTGGTTTGGACCACGTAGATGAGGAAGACGCTCAGACTGGACACCACCAAGCTGCAGCCTGGAGACACAGCAAAGAAGGGAGGGATTTAAAATCAGGCATCCAGCGTTAGCATTCCCAGTGTATCAGTGGGACCTAGTGGCAATTGTCCGTGTGTTCATGCTGTAACAACATGCAGTGTCTGAGCGGCCGTCTCTGATAGAACTTCATTGACTGTAACCAAGTTGATGTTTGCACACTGCAAAATTGTTAATAATTTTTGCTTTAAATTGTAATATCTGTGGGtggctgcattttttttaacgCATGTAGTGTGTCAACAGTGGATGTTAGCATCTGTTATCTGTACGGCCAGAAATTACTAACAGTTCTCCTTATTTTACAACCCCCACCTGCCTTCTGCTATTGGAGACTTGACTTGATGCTGCACAGTATCAACCAATTCATCACAGTACAGAGTTttaggagggtggggggggggtgtatttaTCTTGGTCACAAACAAACGAGCCAACCAATAAAAAACAGTCTGGGGTGAAAATATGCAAGCAGATTGTTTATGACTCTTTTCTTTGACTGAATCTAGATGGGGAcagtaaatatatgaaacaCTCTGCCTGATCCTAACAAAACAACTAAGGTTTCAGAAAAAATATTGACTCACCATTTGAAAAATCTTGTTATAGTCTTGTGGTTTTTTGCAGCGTGTGAAGGCTGAACTTAATAATCTGACACTGAGAGTGGATGTAAAACCCTCAGACAGGAAACgtaacacaaaatgaaaagaatgaaaCTAGGAAAATGAACAATAGACTCACACAGCAGTGACTTTCCTCCAGTGCTGTCCATCACTAGGATGGTGAAGATGTTGCCAGGCAGGTTTGATGCAGCGATGATAAAGCCCTCCATATACACTGTCAGGTGACAAACAGATACAGGACAGAaggtgagggtgaaataaagaaaaggccATCAAACCATATTTTAATCTCAATCCCTGTTGCATCTACAGCTTGGCCCCGCTCATTGAGCAAGGCATGTGCAATGTTGTCAGACTTTGAGCAAAGACCCAGAATAACAATCTGCGCCTTTTATTAGTGAAAAAATGAACTTTTAGAGGACATTTCGTGGACTGCTGTCATGTGCTTTTATAAGAACCATTTATTTACACACCCACATTTCACGGCCCAGGTTGAAAAATACCAGAATTCCTGTATAATATTGAGCTTCATCTTCAGCCCTCTGGTCACTGACTGGAGGAAGAAGGTGGAGAGCTGACTGcagtgaaacctgcagaaagtCTTTGTTATCCCAGAAACTCACCCGCTGTCTTGACCGGGTAGCAGCTTTGGTTgtgaagaggagatgagagggacATGTTGGCACAAGGCGAACCGCCATCCTCAATTCTCGCAAACAACTCTGGGAACCACATCCACAGCCCATAGTAACTGCAAAAGCAGAATGTATTAGTTTAATAGTTTTGGGGTTTTAATATATCTATCCTTATACAAGTCTCAAACATGTGCTAACTGTTGACTGTCCTTTGATACAAAGTCTTATTGGTAAGTTGATGGAGAACATCATCTGTTTGAACATTTTAGCAGTTAAATACAGGATATTTAGGTTTAACAGTTTAACGTGCAAAGCTGTGGTCTGAAGTGTTGAAATGGATTAGATAAAAAGTCCTGATCTTgcatttgtcatgttttcctGAACCTGACAACAGAGGTATGAAAGAGATCTTGCTTCACTTCCCTGCAGATGCAGATGAGTAAATATGTGGAGAGGAAGATGGGATTTCTCACCCAAAGGCGATGCAGTAGAAGATGATGAGCAGAGTGATGCTCCTTGATTTGAGGGAGccattaaacatttgtttaatgGGCGACAGGGCCTGCAGGTTAAACCACAGAAATGATATCAAATGACACTGAGAAATAAAGAGATAATTAATCAGCACTTATCTATAGGGATGCTATCACAAAACAGTTGGATCGGATCAGTTTTTAGTCACAGATCGGATTAGGGGTTCGGATCAgaagtttcataatgaaccccAAAAATGTACAGTTCCCATTGTAACATAAAAGTTCTCTAAGTTAGTGTTCTGCTCTATTGAGTCCTTGTACAGTTTCCTGCAGCGCTATATTTCCTCAGTCTCTCCCTATTGTCCATAAAATGTTTACCTTCCAGGCAAATGGCACAAactcagtttcagctgcagccttGTGTGAACTCGTGAGTGGCATTCAGTGCAGAAAAATTCAGTTTCACTCTCTAGTCTGTGTGCATGACACTCTGGCTCTGTTGCACATGAGAACGAATGACTTGGACCCACTCTACCACCAAAGACTTATTACATTTTGTGGGGAACACTGGGCTCATGTGCCGGTCCCACTGAAGCCAACACAGGGTGATTTTGTTCCACGGAATTAAAATATGTAATGACATTGGTGCAGGTGAATAGCTGGAAAAAGGTGATTCCTGTTTCTCAACCTAATCTTGAGGCCTGGTCTTATTTGTCCAAAACTgattaaacacattttccatctcAGTTGAGGTGTTATGTTACAGTGTGCTTATTCATAAATACATGTGAGATAATTACAACATCACAAACTAAAGTCGGGACAGAAGTTGGAGAAGGAGGACAGAACATTAAGTTCATTTTTGAAACGTAACAGCATAGAGAAACTATACACTCTGCACAGGAAGGGCAATTGGGGTCCAGAGCTCATATTCTGCCCCACAGCATGTTGATCCGGTCCTGTTGCTTCAGGTACCATAAATAACCACAAGATTAAGTACTAGTCAAACAAGATAAGGCTCCAGGTAACATTAGGGGGGAAAGGTGTGTTTCTGAAGACAAACATCTCTTATGATGTCTAATCCTGGCTTTGTCCGAGCGAGTGACGTtacctttttcaaaataaatgagagTCGCTCTCGATATGAACCCCGAGCTctggtctcctccacctctctgtgcCTGGAGcttaaacacaaaccaaattCCTGCAGAAGAAGATCTACATTAGAGTCATTAACCTTTCAGTAGTATACAATATTAGAGGAGCAGTAAACGagaggtttagggttagggtcactgtTTTTGTAAAACAATAATTCAACCTTTTAATCTATATCAGTTGTGTCTTTTGTCATTCACATGATAAATTGTATTGGTCTGTCTTTGTACCAATAACACTGCACTTCTGTGCTTTATcagtgtttaaataaaacaaagccaAGTTATATTTGTAGACACACcaatgacaataaagacatTTAGGACCAAAGGAGCAGTAATTATTCCGTACCGGGAAAGATTTTCCTTTTCCCCTCATGTTCAGCTTAAACATCAATCTGAAAACATGGATTGCTTCTTTCTCTCGACCAgcctggaggagaagggggtaaaaatatgtaataCATCAGGACAGAAAGATCATGGTGACACAAACGTTCAACCGGTCTTTAGGTACATACCTCCATGAGGAACTTAGGGCTTTCTGGCATGACCTGCCTGAATACTAGGGCTGAGGTGAGACTGGGAATGGAGCAAAGCAGCACAAACAGTCTCCAGCTCTGG encodes the following:
- the sv2 gene encoding synaptic vesicle glycoprotein 2B, with the translated sequence MSGHMRSGDAEARRPLLLGGRSHLEPDELDSDEGEIIFDRSRPDLKHEAGGSAERKLTFEEAMEESGFGLFHWLLLVVCGWANASDAVEILCVSFLLPTARCDLQLTSSDMGLLTASIFLGMMVGGYMWGYLADQRGRRRVLVVSLTVNGVFGGLACVAPWFWLLLLLRIISGVGVGGSIPVIFSYFSEFMPRRRRGAMISSLATFWMAGNILAAGLAWLVIPSTWAHFSLGTMDFQSWRLFVLLCSIPSLTSALVFRQVMPESPKFLMEAGREKEAIHVFRLMFKLNMRGKGKSFPEFGLCLSSRHREVEETRARGSYRERLSFILKKALSPIKQMFNGSLKSRSITLLIIFYCIAFGYYGLWMWFPELFARIEDGGSPCANMSLSSPLHNQSCYPVKTAVYMEGFIIAASNLPGNIFTILVMDSTGGKSLLCCSLVVSSLSVFLIYVVQTKVQSLILSCVFSGVSVIAWNALDVVGTELYPTQLRSSALGFFTGAARVAAIMGNMVFGTFVDTNCAVPVLLVSALLLTGGLVALLLPQTKQTELT